In Gadus chalcogrammus isolate NIFS_2021 chromosome 1, NIFS_Gcha_1.0, whole genome shotgun sequence, one DNA window encodes the following:
- the arhgef25a gene encoding rho guanine nucleotide exchange factor 25 isoform X2, with translation MKGGRHPHHQRGHQHGCGCQRLFCKVLAKCGCCFARVRDSYSAGGSEGSLSTSVASLPPGASASSAPSSPGSRRSVSTLKKWLTNPVRKLSAGATKGERPGVGKPPAAPPRSHSQDLGSPPGAAHPLTILPLAHRDLELREGLASPEDLSPATLHSPSFVTDSLMGCTSLPLTQDTESTNAVPDDSSSALMDDTSSQSSEAACTEEDRRSALEKSMYVLKELTETEKHYVLDLGLIVEGYMATLHSKGVPDDMKGKDKIVFGNIHQIFDWHKDYFLGELEKCLEEPERLAQLFIKHERRLQMYVVYCQNKPKSEHIVSEYIETYFEEVRQQLGHRLQINDLLIKPVQRIMKYQLLLKDFLKYYTKAGMDTEELEKAVEVMCFVPKRCNDMMNVGRLQGFEGKITAQGKLLQQETFTVMEQESSLLSRARERRVFLFEQMVIFSEPIDRKKGFLLPGYTFKNSIKVSCLGVEPSKDGDTARFVLTSRNPDGSMVRFQLQAPSADICQAWVDDVNQILESQRNFLNALQSPIEYQRRESKSNSLGRCIRPPLSAAAGLRPHSSASIDRHKLPSLQSHNASLPTLYLGSQAHGPGHGRSETGSHREPHVAHPCPAEGQAVCPSNLQLGFTDTPTCQLVSNGLCGTTVHGVQRAGEGGRRGTPAEAAGHGPAPLSGRRSSNLTQLAEDDL, from the exons aCTCCTACTCGGCAGGAGGCAGTGAGGGCAGCCTCTCCACCTCTGTGGCCTCTCTGCCCCCGGGGGCGTCTGCCAGCTCGGCCCCCAGCTCCCCGGGGTCCAGGCGCTCTGTCAGCACCCTGAAGAAGTGGCTGACCAACCCCGTCCGCAAGCTCAGCGCCGGGGCCACCAAGGGGGAGAGGCCGGGCGTCGGGAAGCCCCCGGCCGCGCCCCCCCGGAGCCACAGCCAGGACCTGGGCAGCCCCCCGGGGGCCGCCCACCCGCTCACCATCCTCCCCCTGGCTCACAGAGACCTG gagtTGAGAGAGGGCCTGGCCAGCCCAGAGGACCTGTCCCCTGCCACCCTGCACTCCCCCAGCTTTGTAACGGACTCCCTGATGGGCTGCACCTCGCTGCCACTCACCCAG GACACTGAGTCCACCAATGCGGTGCCAGATGACAGCAGCTCTGCCCTGATGGACGACACCTCCAGCCAGTCCTCTGAGGCGGCCTGcacagaggaggacaggaggagcgCCTTAGAGAAAAGCAT GTATGTACTGAAGGAGCTGACGGAGACAGAGAAGCACTATGTGTTAGATCTGGGACTCATCGTGGAG GGATACATGGCCACCTTGCACTCTAAAGGTGTACCAGACGATATGAAGGGAAAAGATAAAATTGTGTTTGGGAACATTCACCAAATATTTGACTGGCATAAAGA ctactTCCTGGGTGAGCTGGAGAAGTGTTTAGAAGAACCAGAGAGGCTGGCCCAACTTTTTATCAAACAT GAGAGGCGTCTGCAGATGTACGTGGTGTACTGTCAGAACAAGCCCAAGTCCGAGCACATCGTCTCAGAGTACATTGAGACATACTTTGAG GAAGTGAGACAGCAGCTGGGCCACAGGCTGCAGATTAATGACCTCCTCATCAAACCTGTCCAGAGGATCATGAAGTACCAGCTGCTGCTTAAG GACTTCCTCAAGTATTACACCAAGGCTGGGATGGACACTGAAGAGCTGGAG AAAGCGGTGGAAGTGATGTGCTTCGTGCCAAAACGCTGCAACGACATGATGAACGTGGGTCGGCTCCAAGGCTTCGAG GGGAAGATCACAGCCCAGGGTAAGCTGCTCCAGCAGGAGACCTTCACTGTGATGGAGCAGGAGAGCAGCCTGCTGTCCCGGGCCAGGGAGAGGCGGGTCTTCCTGTTTGAGCAGATGGTCATCTTCAGCGAGCCCATCGACAGAAAGAAGGGCTTCTTACTGCCGGGCTACACCTTCAAGAACAGCATTAAG GTGAGctgcttgggggtggagcccaGCAAGGACGGCGACACCGCCCGCTTTGTGCTGACGTCACGCAACCCAGACGGGAGCATGGTGCGCTTCCAGCTGCAGGCGCCCTCCGCTGATATCTGCCAGGCCTGGGTCGACGATGTGAACCAGATCCTAGAGAGCCAGCGCAACTTCCTCAATG CCTTGCAGTCTCCTATTGAGTACCAGAGGCGGGAGAGCAAGTCCAACAGCCTGGGCCGCTGCATCAGACCTCCACTGTCGGCCGCCGCCGGGCTCCGGCCACACTCCTCGGCCTCCATCGACCGACACAAGCTGCCCTCCCTGCAGTCCCACAACGCCTCCCTCCCGACCCTCTACCTGGGAAGCCAGGCCCACGGCCCGGGCCACGGGCGCAGCGAGACAGGCTCACACCGGGAG CCTCATGTGGCCCATCCCTGCCCTGCGGAGGGCCAGGCAGTCTGCCCCTCAAATCTCCAGCTGGGCTTCACTGACACGCCTACCTGTCAGCTGGTCTCGAACGGACTCTGTGGAACAACAGTACATGGTGTACAG AGGGCCGGGGAGGGGGGCCGCAGAGGGACCCCTGCTGAGGCTGCTGGCCACGGACCCGCACCGTTGTCCGGGCGACGCTCCAGCAACCTGACCCAGCTTGCCGAGGACGACCTATGA
- the arhgef25a gene encoding rho guanine nucleotide exchange factor 25 isoform X3, translating into MTLFCYCPRPRRGTLRDDSYSAGGSEGSLSTSVASLPPGASASSAPSSPGSRRSVSTLKKWLTNPVRKLSAGATKGERPGVGKPPAAPPRSHSQDLGSPPGAAHPLTILPLAHRDLELREGLASPEDLSPATLHSPSFVTDSLMGCTSLPLTQDTESTNAVPDDSSSALMDDTSSQSSEAACTEEDRRSALEKSMYVLKELTETEKHYVLDLGLIVEGYMATLHSKGVPDDMKGKDKIVFGNIHQIFDWHKDYFLGELEKCLEEPERLAQLFIKHERRLQMYVVYCQNKPKSEHIVSEYIETYFEEVRQQLGHRLQINDLLIKPVQRIMKYQLLLKDFLKYYTKAGMDTEELEKAVEVMCFVPKRCNDMMNVGRLQGFEGKITAQGKLLQQETFTVMEQESSLLSRARERRVFLFEQMVIFSEPIDRKKGFLLPGYTFKNSIKVSCLGVEPSKDGDTARFVLTSRNPDGSMVRFQLQAPSADICQAWVDDVNQILESQRNFLNALQSPIEYQRRESKSNSLGRCIRPPLSAAAGLRPHSSASIDRHKLPSLQSHNASLPTLYLGSQAHGPGHGRSETGSHREPHVAHPCPAEGQAVCPSNLQLGFTDTPTCQLVSNGLCGTTVHGVQRAGEGGRRGTPAEAAGHGPAPLSGRRSSNLTQLAEDDL; encoded by the exons aCTCCTACTCGGCAGGAGGCAGTGAGGGCAGCCTCTCCACCTCTGTGGCCTCTCTGCCCCCGGGGGCGTCTGCCAGCTCGGCCCCCAGCTCCCCGGGGTCCAGGCGCTCTGTCAGCACCCTGAAGAAGTGGCTGACCAACCCCGTCCGCAAGCTCAGCGCCGGGGCCACCAAGGGGGAGAGGCCGGGCGTCGGGAAGCCCCCGGCCGCGCCCCCCCGGAGCCACAGCCAGGACCTGGGCAGCCCCCCGGGGGCCGCCCACCCGCTCACCATCCTCCCCCTGGCTCACAGAGACCTG gagtTGAGAGAGGGCCTGGCCAGCCCAGAGGACCTGTCCCCTGCCACCCTGCACTCCCCCAGCTTTGTAACGGACTCCCTGATGGGCTGCACCTCGCTGCCACTCACCCAG GACACTGAGTCCACCAATGCGGTGCCAGATGACAGCAGCTCTGCCCTGATGGACGACACCTCCAGCCAGTCCTCTGAGGCGGCCTGcacagaggaggacaggaggagcgCCTTAGAGAAAAGCAT GTATGTACTGAAGGAGCTGACGGAGACAGAGAAGCACTATGTGTTAGATCTGGGACTCATCGTGGAG GGATACATGGCCACCTTGCACTCTAAAGGTGTACCAGACGATATGAAGGGAAAAGATAAAATTGTGTTTGGGAACATTCACCAAATATTTGACTGGCATAAAGA ctactTCCTGGGTGAGCTGGAGAAGTGTTTAGAAGAACCAGAGAGGCTGGCCCAACTTTTTATCAAACAT GAGAGGCGTCTGCAGATGTACGTGGTGTACTGTCAGAACAAGCCCAAGTCCGAGCACATCGTCTCAGAGTACATTGAGACATACTTTGAG GAAGTGAGACAGCAGCTGGGCCACAGGCTGCAGATTAATGACCTCCTCATCAAACCTGTCCAGAGGATCATGAAGTACCAGCTGCTGCTTAAG GACTTCCTCAAGTATTACACCAAGGCTGGGATGGACACTGAAGAGCTGGAG AAAGCGGTGGAAGTGATGTGCTTCGTGCCAAAACGCTGCAACGACATGATGAACGTGGGTCGGCTCCAAGGCTTCGAG GGGAAGATCACAGCCCAGGGTAAGCTGCTCCAGCAGGAGACCTTCACTGTGATGGAGCAGGAGAGCAGCCTGCTGTCCCGGGCCAGGGAGAGGCGGGTCTTCCTGTTTGAGCAGATGGTCATCTTCAGCGAGCCCATCGACAGAAAGAAGGGCTTCTTACTGCCGGGCTACACCTTCAAGAACAGCATTAAG GTGAGctgcttgggggtggagcccaGCAAGGACGGCGACACCGCCCGCTTTGTGCTGACGTCACGCAACCCAGACGGGAGCATGGTGCGCTTCCAGCTGCAGGCGCCCTCCGCTGATATCTGCCAGGCCTGGGTCGACGATGTGAACCAGATCCTAGAGAGCCAGCGCAACTTCCTCAATG CCTTGCAGTCTCCTATTGAGTACCAGAGGCGGGAGAGCAAGTCCAACAGCCTGGGCCGCTGCATCAGACCTCCACTGTCGGCCGCCGCCGGGCTCCGGCCACACTCCTCGGCCTCCATCGACCGACACAAGCTGCCCTCCCTGCAGTCCCACAACGCCTCCCTCCCGACCCTCTACCTGGGAAGCCAGGCCCACGGCCCGGGCCACGGGCGCAGCGAGACAGGCTCACACCGGGAG CCTCATGTGGCCCATCCCTGCCCTGCGGAGGGCCAGGCAGTCTGCCCCTCAAATCTCCAGCTGGGCTTCACTGACACGCCTACCTGTCAGCTGGTCTCGAACGGACTCTGTGGAACAACAGTACATGGTGTACAG AGGGCCGGGGAGGGGGGCCGCAGAGGGACCCCTGCTGAGGCTGCTGGCCACGGACCCGCACCGTTGTCCGGGCGACGCTCCAGCAACCTGACCCAGCTTGCCGAGGACGACCTATGA
- the sp5l gene encoding sp5 transcription factor-like, protein MAALTIQRTDNFLHTFLQDRTPSSSPEGAPNALSFLATTCSQAWQVGSTMGSEGSQFPYEGSVSSASGMFQLWSNDMAPSSGLGAHQMAFTMPKVQFPGHMQSGLGHHHHHHHHHHELPLTPPAEPPASYSFELSPVKVLPAQPQGTGPYYPQHNAVGQNFPSFLQSSSGRHHLPGAHGDEGQQWWSLPQTNSAPSNHPFSLGRQLVLGHQPQIAALLQGTSKGLLGSTRRCRRCKCPNCQANGGGLEFGKKRLHICHIPECGKVYKKTSHLKAHLRWHAGERPFICNWLFCGKSFTRSDELQRHLRTHTGEKRFGCQQCGKRFMRSDHLSKHVKTHQTRKGRAGHPSPSDPLLANIKRE, encoded by the exons ATGGCTGCACTGACAATACAAAGGACGGACAACTTTTTGCACACCTTTTTACAG GATCGGACCCCCAGCTCCTCTCCGGAGGGGGCGCCTAATGCTCTGTCGTTCCTAGCCACAACCTGCAGCCAGGCCTGGCAGGTGGGCAGCACCATGGGCTCCGAAGGCTCCCAGTTCCCCTACGAGGGCTCCGTCAGCTCAGCATCGGGGATGTTCCAGCTGTGGAGCAACGACATGGCTCCCAGCTCTGGCCTAGGGGCCCATCAGATGGCCTTCACCATGCCCAAGGTCCAGTTCCCCGGACACATGCAGTCGGGCCtgggccaccaccaccaccaccaccaccaccaccacgagctGCCTCTCACGCCGCCCGCCGAACCGCCGGCGTCCTACTCCTTCGAACTGTCCCCGGTCAAGGTCCTCCCCGCGCAGCCGCAGGGCACCGGCCCGTACTACCCGCAGCACAACGCCGTGGGCCAGAACTTCCCCAGCTTCCTCCAGAGCTCCTCGGGGAGGCACCATCTCCCCGGGGCCCACGGGGACGAGGGGCAGCAGTGGTGGAGCCTGCCCCAGAccaacagcgccccctccaACCACCCCTTCTCCCTGGGCCGCCAGCTGGTGCTGGGCCACCAGCCGCAGATCGCCGCCCTGCTGCAGGGCACGTCCAAGGGCCTGCTGGGGTCCACGCGGCGCTGCCGGCGCTGCAAGTGCCCCAACTGCCAGGCCAACGGGGGCGGCCTGGAGTTCGGGAAGAAGAGGCTGCACATCTGCCACATCCCCGAGTGCGGCAAGGTGTACAAGAAGACGTCCCACCTGAAGGCCCATCTGCGCTGGCACGCCGGGGAGCGGCCCTTCATCTGCAACTGGCTGTTCTGCGGCAAGAGCTTCACGCGCTCCGACGAGCTGCAGCGGCACCTGCGCACTCACACGGGGGAGAAGCGCTTCGGCTGCCAGCAGTGTGGCAAGAGGTTCATGAGGAGCGACCACCTCTCCAAACACGTCAAGACCCACCAGACCAGAAAGGGCCGCGCGGGCCACCCCTCGCCCTCGGACCCCTTGCTGGCTAACATCAAGAGGGAGTGA